Proteins encoded by one window of Agelaius phoeniceus isolate bAgePho1 chromosome 5, bAgePho1.hap1, whole genome shotgun sequence:
- the ELK3 gene encoding ETS domain-containing protein Elk-3, with protein sequence MESAITLWQFLLQLLLDQKHEHLICWTSNDGEFKLLKAEEVAKLWGLRKNKTNMNYDKLSRALRYYYDKNIIKKVIGQKFVYKFVSFPEILKMDPHAVEISRESLLLQDSDCKMPPESRDQHKHSLSALKSTSRNEYIHSGLYSSFTINSLQNQPDPYKTIKTEKLEKSEGNTPVEEVRTVIRFVTNKTDKQVTRPMVSLPSTSETAAASAFLNSSVSAKISSLMLPNSASISSPSSSSSRSPSLSPTSPLPTEHKSFFLDSSCHDSDSLEPLNLSSGSKAKSPSLPPKAKKPKGLEISAPPMILSSTDIGSIALNSPALPSGSLTPAFFTAQTPNGLLLTPSPLLSSIHFWSSLSPVAPLSPARLQGPNTLFQFPTLLNGHIPVPLPSLDRASSPILLSPNAQKS encoded by the exons ATGGAGAGTGCAATCACACTGTGGCAGTTCCTTTTGCAGTTGCTGCTAGACCAGAAACACGAGCACCTCATTTGCTGGACGTCTAATGATGGCGAGTTCAAGCTACTCAAGGCAGAAGAAGTGGCTAAGCTGTGGGGactcagaaaaaacaaaactaatatGAATTATGACAAGCTGAGCCGGGCGCTCAGATACTATTATGACAAG AACATCATCAAGAAAGTGATCGGACAAAAGTTTGTATACAAGTTTGTCTCCTTTCctgagattttaaaaatggatCCCCATGCTGTGGAAATCAGCAGAGAGAGCCTTTTGCTGCAGGACAGCGACTGTAAGATGCCTCCGGAGAGCAGGGATCAGCACAAGCACAGCTTGTCAGCACTGAAAAGCACAAGCCGTAATGAATATATCCACTCTGGCCTCTACTCCTCTTTCACTATCAACTCTCTGCAGAACCAGCCAGACCCTTACAAGACcatcaaaacagaaaaactggAGAAGTCAGAAGGAAACACACCAGTTGAAGAAGTCCGAACTGTTATCAGATTTGTGACaaacaaaacagacaaacaagTTACGAGGCCCATGGTGTCGTTGCCTTCTACTTctgaaacagcagctgcctctgctttcCTCAACTCTTCAGTATCAGCTAAAATATCTTCCTTAATGCTACCCAACAGTGCCAGCATTTCATCtccatcatcatcctcctccagGTCACCATCTCTGTCTCCCACCTCACCCCTCCCTACAGAACACAAGAGCTTCTTCCTTGACTCCAGTTGCCACGACTCAGATTCCCTTGAGCCTCTGAACCTCTCCTCAGGCTCCAAGGCCAAATCCCCATCTCTTCCCCCAAAggctaaaaaacccaaaggctTGGAAATCTCTGCCCCACCTATGATTCTCTCCAGCACTGACATCGGTTCCATTGCCCTCAACAGCCCCGCGCTTCCTTCGGGATCCCTGACTCCAGCTTTCTTCACTGCACAG ACCCCCAATGGATTATTGCTGACCCCCAGCCCGCTGCTGTCCAGCATTCACTTCTGGAGCAGCCTCAGTCCTGTTGCTCCTCTgagtcctgccaggctgcagggaccaAACACTCTGTTCCAG TTTCCAACTCTGCTAAATGGTCACATACCAGTGCCACTCCCCAGTCTGGACAGAGCCTCTTCACCAATACTGCTTTCCCCAAATGCTCAGAAATCCTGA